Part of the Bacteroidales bacterium genome is shown below.
TTTATTAAAACACCCCCACCCCAAACCCCCCCGCGCCAGCCTGTGCAGGTCTGCGTACATAACCTCCTTTTGCTGTGAATTGTGTTACATATAATGTTTTTACCAGTTTTCCCACCGAATCCTCGATCCATACAGCATACTGGTTGCTGCCATGTCCGCTCTGTCGCACATACGAAACGGTGATTTCCAACACGCCGTTTCCGTTGTTTTCAGAAAGCCGTTCTCCCGGAAAAGCATTCGTGCTGAAAAAGATTCCAAAAAGAAAAAAGAATAAGTGGCTCATAACATGAAATTTTAGCATTTTCCATTTGTAACCCGGAAAATATATTTTCCGGGTTACAGAACTCTATATAATATGGATAGTAATGAACATTTTTTAAATTAAATCTGTCATTAAGGAACTTTATTCCCTGCACTGGGCGGCAATATACCTCTGACTTTCATGGAAATTCCGAGAAACTGGTCGCGTGCAGTGATATACAGGATGGAAAAATCCGGCCCGCCGAACACGCAACTTGAAGCATAAGGAATTCCATACTCCGCAGCCAGTCGACCTATGAATTTGCCGGCTTTGTCGTAAATCCGGAGTCCGTTACCACTACAACCTACATACAAATTTCCTTCAGTATCCAGATAAATACCGTCCGCCCCACGAGCGTCATGGATCAACAACGTTTCGTTTGCCAATTTACCCGGTGCTAGCACATCATATTTATAGACATGTCCCACCTTGTTATCAACGATGTAAAGTATTTTACAGTCTGCAGTAAGAATAATGCCGTTCGGTTTTTTACAGACCGTCGAAACACGGGATATTTCACCGTCTTTCGAGACATAATACACGTCTTCTTTTCTGACGGTATTATTATCTCGATGCCGATAGCTAGGGTCGGTGAAATAGAAACCGTTTTCAAAATCAATTGTTATGTGTTCCGGTTCGTTGAAACGCAACCCTTCGAATTCGCTTACGATTGTCCGTTTTTCTTTGGTACGCACATCGAATTCGACAATACGGGAAGCCGCTCCTTCGGTAACAATGAGCTTTCCATCGCGGTTGAACATCATCGCAACGGGATCGAAGGTGTCGTCGGTAAATAGTTCGACGGGCCTTCCATAAGCGTAAAATTGAATTTTGTCCAATCTGGCAGAGAAATATACATTCCCGACAGCATCAACAGCGGGACCTTCGCTGAAATTGTAACCGGTTCCGAGTACGGTGGCTTTTATACCTGGTTCAATGATATCCGAAAGTTGAAAAGCCGCTTGTTCCTTATCCTGTTTTCCCACCGAATCTTCGGTCCATAATGCATACCGGTTGCTGCTATACCCGCTTTGAAGCACATACATACCGGTAGTTTTCGGCATTCCGATTCTTTTATTTTCAGAGAACCTTCTTTCTGCGAAAGCGGTTAAACTTAAAAAGGTACCAATGAGAAAAAAGAATAAATGCCTCATAAAATGAATTTTATTTGTACGGACATAAAACACAAGGATACAAGCTATAAACAACAATTCCAAAAAACAACAAAACCAACAATTCTGCTTGTATCCCGTATTTTATGCAATCAACTTAATTTTTTATAGATCAACTCGATCCCTTTTCCGTTTTTGGGATCAAGGTTCCGGGAATAGCGGCGTGTTTCGTCGCTGTCCCAATGTTCGTGAACACCCAGACTGGTTACCTGCTTTCCGTCCTGCATGTATTTGGTCCCTGATGGCGGATTTTCGGCCAGTGCCATCTCATGAAGGTAATCGTCGGCATTTTCGCGGATCAGCATCCACGGACGGTTCTGGTTTTCGGGATCCAGATTGTTTTTTGTCTGGGAATACAGAATATCCAGTCCGACGGAATCCAGAGCCACGCCATCCAACGATGCGAGGATACAGGAAGGCCATTCGGGATTGGCATACGGATAATTCTTATTGAAGAACGGTGCATTGGGAAAATGTACGGCATACGACGAATGTTTCCGGGCTGAATACAGGCCGTCCAGCATATAAAGAATGGTCTTTTTCCCCAGTGTCGGCGATGCTGCAAGATCCACCACAGGAGAATAGGTTTTCGGTTTGGCGTCGCGGTTGGTATTCATCACTGCGTGCAGATCTGACGGTCCCTGGATGGAACCGAAATGATTTTTCCCAAGCATTGTTACCGCTGTCTGCCCTTCATCCCCTTTTTCCATATTCGAATACGGATATGAATGACATTTCAGCATGGCAAGGTTCACCATATAAGTAGCATCCATCACCTGTCTGGGAATATTGGTCGCCTTCGCGTAGGCAATACCGTTGGAATACTGCATGCCCTTTACCCATTCGGGCATTTCCAGGCGCCGGTGGTCTCCGTACAGGGGATGCTTTTGTTTATCG
Proteins encoded:
- a CDS encoding SMP-30/gluconolactonase/LRE family protein, encoding MPKTTGMYVLQSGYSSNRYALWTEDSVGKQDKEQAAFQLSDIIEPGIKATVLGTGYNFSEGPAVDAVGNVYFSARLDKIQFYAYGRPVELFTDDTFDPVAMMFNRDGKLIVTEGAASRIVEFDVRTKEKRTIVSEFEGLRFNEPEHITIDFENGFYFTDPSYRHRDNNTVRKEDVYYVSKDGEISRVSTVCKKPNGIILTADCKILYIVDNKVGHVYKYDVLAPGKLANETLLIHDARGADGIYLDTEGNLYVGCSGNGLRIYDKAGKFIGRLAAEYGIPYASSCVFGGPDFSILYITARDQFLGISMKVRGILPPSAGNKVP
- a CDS encoding DUF2271 domain-containing protein, encoding MSHLFFFLFGIFFSTNAFPGERLSENNGNGVLEITVSYVRQSGHGSNQYAVWIEDSVGKLVKTLYVTQFTAKGGYVRRPAQAGAGGFGVGVF
- a CDS encoding DUF362 domain-containing protein, translated to MKSNRREFIRKTGIGILASAVPAGLLQGAETLMQQQPKPATPYNWKPDAINLPVGKARGIYPGRVAWSHAPGTAHWDGNWRSMTSPWWLDENTDQKRVTEMVGDVILQVTGKKNYGQAWKAIFEYHNSQLGKGKKGYRKGEIVAVKINMNSTNRPERTNNYTDVAPQTVHAVVEQLVKHAGVPEENILVYDGKRYVYAAVLKKVWSDFKDVRFMQEKEFTDKQKHPLYGDHRRLEMPEWVKGMQYSNGIAYAKATNIPRQVMDATYMVNLAMLKCHSYPYSNMEKGDEGQTAVTMLGKNHFGSIQGPSDLHAVMNTNRDAKPKTYSPVVDLAASPTLGKKTILYMLDGLYSARKHSSYAVHFPNAPFFNKNYPYANPEWPSCILASLDGVALDSVGLDILYSQTKNNLDPENQNRPWMLIRENADDYLHEMALAENPPSGTKYMQDGKQVTSLGVHEHWDSDETRRYSRNLDPKNGKGIELIYKKLS